One genomic segment of Lampris incognitus isolate fLamInc1 chromosome 2, fLamInc1.hap2, whole genome shotgun sequence includes these proteins:
- the dedd gene encoding death effector domain-containing protein, translating to MTSQQPPLPNANISSPQLAQQNSSAHQARPHIQANLDSSHGSAGASQSLHHRAPMDGAGSSSVGTSGAAINRDTSPSCSNATLSRRSSSGCAEPWPEEAVDNSYGLYSLHHMFDIVGAQLTHRDVRVLSFLFVDVIDEYERGGIRSGKDFLLALERQGRCDETNFRHVLQLLRIITRHDLLPYVTLKKRQAVCPDPVDKYLEETSVRYVSPSGATQNREAGTHRRTGPQPVICCSPTGPQVGPSRTKPIQPSSSRKRKRSHSTADCREKQTCDIRLRVRAEYCQHDSALQGNVFSNKQEAVERQFERFNQANTILKSRDLGSIICDIKFSELTYLDAFWRDYINGSLLEALKGVFITDSLKQAVGHEAIKLLVNVDEEDYQAGRRKLLRNLVTSAGSLAGGGKEPAS from the exons ATGACATCACAGCAGCCTCCTCTCCCCAATGCAAACATCAGCTCTCCCCAGCTCGCCCAACAGAACTCTTCTGCTCACCAGGCCCGGCCTCATATCCAAGCTAACCTGGACTCCTCTCACGGCAGTGCAGGGGCTTCTCAGTCCCTCCACCACAGAGCTCCTATGGATGGGGCAGGCTCTTCCAGTGTGGGGACCAGCGGAGCAGCAATAAATAGGGATACCTCTCCCTCCTGCTCTAACGCCACATTGTCAAGGAGATCTTCATCTGGGTGTGCTGAAccctggccagaggaggcggtgGACAATTCGTATGGGCTGTATTCACTCCATCACATGTTTGACATAGTTGGAGCCCAGCTAACGCACCGGGATGTCCGGGTGTTGTCTTTCCTGTTTGTGGACGTCATCGATGAGTATGAGCGTGGAGGGATCAGGAGTGGAAAAGACTTCTTGCTGGCCTTGGAACGCCAAGGGCGCTGCGATGAGACCAACTTCAGACATGTGCTGCAGCTGCTACGAATCATCACGCGCCATGATCTGCTGCCCTATGTCACGCTGAAGAAAAGACAGGCTG TGTGCCCAGACCCTGTTGACAAGTACCTAGAGGAGACATCAGTGCGTTATGTGTCCCCAAGTGGAGCAACTCAGAATCGGGAGGCTGGGACTCACAGAAGGACAG GCCCTCAGCCAGTGATTTGCTGTTCCCCAACGGGACCTCAGGTTGGTCCCTCCCGAACAAAGCCTATCCAGCCATCCTCCAGCCGTAAGAGGAAGAGGAGCCACTCTACGGCAGACTGCAGAGAGAAGCAAACCTGTG ATATCCGCCTCCGAGTACGTGCCGAATACTGCCAGCATGATTCGGCGCTCCAGGGCAATGTGTTCTCCAACAAACAGGAGGCGGTCGAGCGACAGTTTGAGCGCTTCAACCAGGCCAACACCATCCTCAAGTCCCGAGACTTGGGCTCCATTATCTGCGACATCAAGTTCTCAGAGCTCACCTACCTGGATGccttctggagggactacattaaTGGCTCACTGCTAGAAGCCCTCAAGGGTGTCTTCATAACGGACTCCCTCAAACAGGCCGTGGGCCACGAGGCTATCAAACTGCTTGTCAATGTGGATGAGGAGGATTACCAGGCCGGAAGACGCAAGCTGCTTCGCAATTTAGTCACAAGCGCAGGGAGCTTAGCTGGTGGTGGCAAAGAGCCTGCATCTTAG
- the si:ch211-229n2.7 gene encoding phospholipase A and acyltransferase 2: MDYQEQIDEIVSTAKFGDLIEFSYPIGYSHWGVYDEDGCVIHFAVADEGRLMSNVRTYLQTVLPVCGDLLLGETRIRRMPLDAVNVPKGSHVLISNNRHACRPSSAKEMKQRRDALLDEEFPYRLFTLNCEHFATFVRYGKAVCNQIPGRVKNKECEEATGVFQDIVTCKSISQDLFK, translated from the exons ATGGATTACCAGGAGCAG ATTGATGAAATTGTGTCCACTGCCAAGTTTGGAGACTTAATAGAGTTTTCCTACCCAATTGGATATTCACACTGGGGAGTATACGATGAAGATGGATGTGTAATCCATTTTGCTGTTGCAG ATGAAGGGCGCCTCATGAGCAACGTACGAACCTACCTACAAACAGTCCTCCCTGTATGTGGGGACCTTCTTCTCGGAGAAACCAGAATACGCAGGATGCCACTTGATGCGGTGAATGTCCCCAAAGGATCCCATGTGTTAATCAGCAACAATCGCCATGCCTGTAGGCCATCCTCAGCAAAGGAGATGAAGCAAAGACGCGATGCTCTTCTTGATGAAGAATTCCCATATCGACTTTTCACCCTCAACTGCGAACACTTTGCCACATTTGTGCGATATGGGAAGGCTGTGTGCAACCAG ATTCCTGGAAGAGTCAAGAACAAAGAGTGTGAGGAGGCAACAGGAGTGTTTCAGGATATAGTTACCTGCAAAAGCATCTCTCAAGACTTATTCAAATGA